Proteins co-encoded in one Bacillus sp. FSL H8-0547 genomic window:
- a CDS encoding M20/M25/M40 family metallo-hydrolase codes for MINQERLVNEFLELVQIDSETKFETKIAKVLTEKFEALGVRVEEDDTTSITGHGAGNLICTLDAVQDGIDPIYFTSHMDTVVPGKGIKPSIKDGYIVTDGTTILGADDKTGLSAMLEAVRVLKENNIAHGKIEFIITVGEESGLVGAKALDGSKVTAKFGYALDSDGKVGTIIVAAPTQAKVRASIFGKTAHAGVAPEKGISAITIASKAIAKMPLGRIDHETTANIGRFEGGTQTNIVCDQVNILAEARSLVPEKMEAQTAKMKEAFESAAAEMGGRAEVEIEVMYPGFKFGEGDHVVEVAKRAAANIGRTSELQTSGGGSDANVIAGFDIPTVNLAVGYEDIHTTNEKMPIEELVKTAELVVSIIKEVAKSE; via the coding sequence ATGATTAATCAAGAACGTTTAGTGAATGAGTTTTTAGAGCTTGTTCAAATTGATTCTGAAACAAAATTCGAAACAAAAATCGCCAAAGTCCTGACTGAAAAGTTTGAAGCACTTGGCGTGCGCGTTGAAGAAGATGATACAACAAGTATTACTGGACATGGTGCGGGCAACCTGATCTGCACGCTGGATGCTGTGCAGGACGGCATTGATCCGATTTATTTTACATCCCATATGGACACGGTCGTTCCGGGAAAAGGAATAAAACCTTCTATTAAAGACGGATACATTGTAACAGACGGCACAACGATTCTTGGGGCAGATGACAAAACGGGATTATCAGCCATGCTTGAGGCTGTGCGTGTGCTGAAAGAAAACAACATCGCTCACGGGAAAATTGAATTCATCATCACAGTTGGAGAAGAATCCGGTCTAGTAGGCGCAAAAGCGTTGGACGGATCTAAAGTGACGGCTAAATTCGGCTATGCCCTTGATAGTGACGGAAAAGTAGGAACCATTATTGTGGCTGCTCCGACACAAGCAAAAGTGAGAGCGTCTATTTTCGGCAAGACCGCCCACGCAGGCGTTGCACCGGAAAAGGGCATTTCTGCGATTACAATTGCTTCAAAAGCCATTGCAAAAATGCCGCTTGGAAGAATCGACCATGAAACAACAGCCAACATCGGCCGATTTGAAGGCGGCACGCAAACAAACATTGTGTGCGACCAAGTGAATATCCTGGCTGAAGCGAGATCACTCGTTCCGGAAAAAATGGAAGCTCAAACAGCTAAAATGAAAGAAGCATTCGAAAGTGCGGCGGCTGAAATGGGAGGCCGTGCAGAAGTTGAAATCGAAGTGATGTATCCGGGCTTTAAGTTTGGAGAGGGAGATCACGTTGTAGAAGTGGCAAAGCGCGCGGCAGCAAACATCGGCCGTACAAGCGAACTTCAGACAAGCGGCGGCGGAAGCGACGCCAACGTGATTGCCGGCTTTGACATCCCGACTGTCAACCTTGCTGTCGGATACGAAGACATCCACACGACAAATGAGAAGATGCCTATCGAAGAACTTGTCAAAACAGCCGAGCTTGTGGTATCAATAATTAAAGAAGTAGCTAAAAGCGAATAA
- the msrA gene encoding peptide-methionine (S)-S-oxide reductase MsrA, translating into MGRREKATFAGGCFWCMVKPFDEQPGIIDVVSGYTGGTLENPSYEQIKTGETGHREAVEITFDPDVFSYDTLLELYWPQIDPTDDGGQFFDRGSQYRTAIFYHTEEQKLKAEKTKQEIDASGRFQKPVVTEILPASPFYPAEEYHQKFYAKNPEKYKQEREESGREEFIRNNWKK; encoded by the coding sequence ATGGGAAGAAGAGAAAAGGCAACATTTGCAGGAGGCTGTTTTTGGTGCATGGTGAAGCCGTTCGACGAACAGCCGGGCATTATTGATGTCGTTTCGGGCTATACGGGGGGAACACTTGAAAATCCGTCATATGAACAAATCAAAACAGGTGAAACAGGACACAGGGAAGCGGTTGAAATTACCTTTGATCCGGATGTCTTTTCCTATGACACCTTGCTTGAACTCTATTGGCCGCAGATTGATCCGACAGATGACGGCGGCCAGTTCTTCGACCGCGGCAGCCAGTACCGCACTGCCATTTTCTATCACACAGAAGAGCAAAAGCTGAAGGCTGAAAAAACAAAGCAGGAAATTGACGCAAGCGGACGCTTTCAAAAGCCTGTCGTGACAGAGATCCTGCCTGCTTCCCCATTTTATCCGGCAGAAGAATACCATCAGAAGTTCTATGCGAAAAACCCTGAAAAATACAAGCAGGAACGAGAAGAATCCGGAAGAGAAGAGTTTATCCGGAACAACTGGAAGAAATAA
- a CDS encoding acyl-CoA carboxylase subunit beta — translation MDIFDKINELYDRRREVEMGGGDERIEKQHEKGKLTARERIDLLVDEGTFVEMNPFIEHRCNDFGLSGKKGPGDGVVTGYGKVNGRPIYLFSQDFTVFGGALGEMHAKKIAAVMDLAAKSGTPFVGLNDSGGARIQEGVVSLDGYGQIFYRNTIYSGVIPQISVILGPCAGGAVYSPAITDFVFMVEKTSQMFITGPKVIETVTGEKISSEDLGGAKVHNTISGNAHFSGQTEEEVLSQVRKLLTYLPQNNQEKTPVLPHEEESDYRPNLTDCIPFDALRPYDVRVVIEEVADAGSFYEVQKDFAKNIVVGFARIKGEVVGLVCNQPKYMAGGLDIDSSDKASRFIRFCDSFQIPLITFEDVTGFFPGIKQEHGGIIRHGAKILYAYSEATVPKLTVILRKAYGGAYVALNSKSIGADLVFAWPNAEIAVMGPQGAANIIFAREIENSENPEETRAAKIEEYREKFANPYVAASQGMVDDVIDPRDTRIKLIQALEMLRTKQEQRPAKKHGNIPL, via the coding sequence ATCGATATCTTTGATAAAATCAACGAGCTGTATGACCGGAGACGGGAAGTTGAGATGGGCGGCGGGGATGAGCGCATTGAAAAGCAGCACGAAAAGGGCAAGCTGACTGCACGGGAGAGAATAGACCTTTTGGTTGATGAAGGCACGTTCGTTGAAATGAATCCCTTCATTGAGCACCGCTGCAATGATTTCGGGCTGAGCGGGAAAAAAGGACCGGGCGACGGTGTCGTTACCGGCTATGGTAAAGTAAACGGCCGTCCGATTTATTTGTTCTCACAGGACTTCACGGTTTTTGGGGGAGCACTCGGAGAAATGCACGCCAAAAAGATTGCTGCAGTCATGGATCTTGCCGCAAAAAGCGGAACGCCGTTCGTCGGCCTGAATGACTCCGGAGGTGCCAGGATTCAGGAAGGTGTGGTATCATTAGATGGCTACGGGCAGATCTTTTACCGGAATACCATCTATTCGGGAGTCATTCCGCAAATATCTGTCATTCTCGGCCCCTGTGCCGGGGGAGCCGTATATTCTCCGGCAATCACCGATTTTGTGTTCATGGTCGAGAAAACAAGCCAGATGTTCATTACAGGGCCTAAGGTCATTGAGACCGTGACCGGAGAAAAAATCAGCTCGGAGGATCTGGGCGGGGCCAAAGTACATAATACGATCAGCGGGAATGCCCATTTTTCCGGACAGACGGAGGAAGAAGTGCTTTCCCAGGTGCGAAAATTACTTACATATTTGCCGCAGAACAACCAGGAAAAAACGCCGGTTTTGCCGCATGAAGAAGAGTCTGACTACAGGCCGAATCTGACGGACTGCATCCCGTTTGATGCTCTTAGACCCTATGATGTCAGAGTGGTTATTGAGGAAGTCGCGGATGCAGGATCTTTTTACGAGGTTCAAAAAGACTTTGCCAAAAACATTGTTGTCGGGTTTGCGCGCATTAAAGGAGAGGTTGTGGGCCTTGTCTGCAATCAGCCCAAATATATGGCAGGCGGGCTTGATATTGATTCATCCGATAAAGCATCCAGATTCATTCGCTTCTGCGATTCATTCCAGATTCCGCTTATTACATTTGAAGATGTAACAGGCTTTTTCCCGGGAATTAAACAGGAGCATGGGGGAATTATCCGCCACGGGGCAAAAATCTTATATGCATACTCAGAGGCGACGGTGCCAAAGCTTACGGTCATTCTCCGCAAAGCATACGGCGGAGCATATGTGGCGCTGAACAGCAAGTCGATCGGAGCGGATCTGGTTTTTGCATGGCCGAATGCCGAGATCGCTGTTATGGGTCCTCAGGGTGCTGCGAATATTATTTTTGCCAGAGAGATTGAAAACAGCGAGAATCCGGAAGAAACGCGGGCAGCCAAAATAGAGGAGTACCGCGAAAAATTCGCCAATCCTTATGTTGCAGCAAGCCAAGGGATGGTCGATGACGTGATTGACCCCCGCGATACAAGAATAAAGCTTATTCAGGCTCTCGAGATGCTGCGCACAAAGCAAGAGCAGCGTCCTGCCAAAAAACATGGAAACATTCCGCTTTAA